The genomic region tttttatcagtttctgttttcttcttaCTTCTTACCATGCTGATATTgcgagtttttattatttatcgaGAAACTCCCATTGggagagccaacaacaggagcctgagcttcctcctccttgtctccatcaagctgagcttcctcagtgtgtttctgttcctcggtcgccctgtggatataacctgcatgctgcgtaacatcacttttggaatcaccttctccatagctgtctcttctctcctggccaagactatcatggtttgtgttgctttcaaagccaccaagccagggagctcatggagaaaatgggtgggagtcaaactgtccaattctctagtcttgttctgctcatccattcaaataataatctgcatgacttggttggccatttctcctccctttcaggaactggaccttcacacttaccctggaaccatcatcattcagtgcaatgagggctcagctattggcttttactcagttattgggtatatggggcttctggcagctgttagttttgttttagcatttttagctcggacattaccggacagttttaatgaggccaagtacatcactttcagcatgttgctcttctgcagtgtttggatcacaatgatcccggcctatctgagcaccaaaggcaaaaacactgtgtgtgtggagatatttgccatactcacctcaactgctggacttttattctgtatatttctgccaaaatgttACATAATTTTGTATAGACCTGAAATGAACACAAAATCTCATTTACTTGGAAACAAGTAAATCTGATAACTGACAATGGATGTCCCCACTCCATGTAGCTTAAGTAGaaatgcacttaaaggagaaggaaaggctaaaagtaagtaagctttatcagatagatctatataaatacaccagtaacccctcaaagtaatgctgctctgagtcctctgacaaacagcacatttctttccttctattgtgtactcatgggcttctgtatcagacttactgttttcagcttaaacctccagggctaggcagggccggatttacatagcggatgcCCCTAGGctcactgccgttcatcgcccctctcccctcccctttattcgtgcaaatgttcatagagattgtatctcctgcacatccccagtgtttttgaaccaatgtgggcgtggttgggcagcatgccgcccccctaaaatcctgccaccctaggcccgggcctaggtggcctttccacaaatccgggcctggggctagggcttgagcatgctcagtttgctcctctctctccgctccctgctgtaatttgagcccagagctatgagtgagcagggagagactcaggcaggaagtgatgtcacaccaagctaatatggcagctgctatcctaaacacacagaaatagtttctagagctgtttatttaggtatggaaaagcattctatagaataaatatagcattctagcttgcacttttgtggctagtCTGTTGGCAGTAAATTGCCTCGGTAGCCTTCCTTCAACTGCACAAATACAAGAAGGGAATCAGTTGGAAATCACAAAggcaaaatgtgctgaatatgtttggtttattgagatctccaaaCAGAGATCTCAATATTCGCTTATGGAATGAAGGAAGGGATACCACTCTGGTGTGGACACACAAAATTCACTTTATCTCAATAACTTTTGTTGCCAGTGGCTCTTAAAAACAGTggaactgatttattgaacagaTGCACAAATTACATGACATTAGTCACTTCAATTAAGTGGGGGGGGGTGCTCTCATTACAGAATAGTAATAGTAGGCTCAAGTGGCAGCAGGTCAGCAAAAACTACTCACAATTTACAGGTATACTTCATCACATCACAGACTTTATCCTGGGTAGTATAGTCTCCCTCTTGGTCACCAACTCTCCATCATTAGGTGAAGCCCGTAGAGGTGGATTACTACAGGATCGACCTAATCCTGAGCCTGAATGTTTGGGTCCCTATAATGGCAGCAGAGGTGCTGCAGGGAACTGACCCCAATTagtctcctcattggagccttaACTCACTAACTTTCCTGTCACTCATACAGAAACCTATaacagtttctgacctgacacttgtTTCTCCTACACTGAGGTccacctccacctcaggccctaaGAGCAACACCCCACTTCCTCAAgcccatgggaaagagaacatgCGGGGATcgctttttataacctctgggaaaCTACTCCCTCTCCCATCTGTAAAAGAAGGACCCAGTTTAGCTGGCTAACACAATCCCTAGGGAATTGAGAATCTTATGTTAGCAAAACATTCACCCTCCTACAGGCAGATTTCAATAAGGCTAAACCTCCCCAAACAAttcaaagaaaagagaaaaaatgtcTCCCTCACTGGATGCCACTATGGGGAAAATCATTTCATGCTGGTAAACTCTGTTGCTGTAGAAACCTGGAACACTCTGATTGGAGCTTTCACtttgaagcttctccaatcaGAGCACAACTCTCTTAACAGACTGTAATATGTACCAATAAGTGAAGAGGGAGACTTTACCCACTTTCATCACCTACCCTGAATGTTTGCAGCAGCTTTTGCCCCCTCAAGCACAGGTTTTTGAGGGCTGAGGTCAACTTCAATCAAATGCTTCACTAACTGAAATAAAACTGATGCCATTGTTCATACCTCAATCACAATCACAATCTCACATCAACCCTTtaacctgaaaaagaaaattgtgcTTTTGGGGTCGGTGTTTGCACATGTCGTTTTTGCTTctcattttctttgttttgttcattttgtGTTTGTTCAGGGGAAGCCCTAATGACACtacggggctgattcactaacttcgagtgaaggattcgaagtaaaaaaacttcaaatttcgaagtgtttttttgggctactttcgaccatcgaatgggctactacgaccttcgactatgcctacgactttgaatcaaacaattcgaactaaaaatcgttcgaccattcgatagtcgaagtactgtctctttaagaaaaaatctaaaaagctaccgaagtcaatgttagtctatggggaaggtccccataggcctggctaactttttttgatcgaaggacattccttcgatcgttggattaaaatccttagaatcgttcgattcgaaggattttatcgttcgatcgaaggaataatccttcgatcgttcgatcgaactatttgcggtaaaatccttcgacttcaatattcgaaggattttaattcccagtcgaatatcgagggttaattaaccctcgatattcgaccctttgtgaatcggcccctacatgtcttggaaacattgatTGTACTTCAGTGACCGTGTAAGTGTTTAGGGTCGCACATAAAACTGGTGAGAGCATTATATGTGAAATTATTCTGCTACAGTGTGTGTTTTGTATGTACCCTGTCTATTTTGGGGGGCTTTAGAAATGTAACTGCCAATTCATTCAACATTGATCCTATCCTAATGTTATATAATGTGCCTGTGTATTTCTCTGTATATAATGTGCCCTATGGTGGAAATAGATAATCGGTGCGTGTTTATTGAAGTGTAATATTTCGGAGACATGCCCTTCATCAGACACACAAAGAGGTGTGCATGGAGTCATGAAATTGCTGGTGCTATGACCAACATATCGATAAGTCGCCTGAAATTGTCtctggaggaaacttcaggtgatttAGTGATATGTTGGACATAGCACCAGCAATTTCAATTGTTTAAAATGGAAAAGCAAATCTCCCCACCTTAGAGTTCAGGCAACTGAATCCTTCAGGCAGAAAATTTGGCAACTTTTTAAGCTTCTGCGCAGTTCCCAGTGCAGCTACTTTCTATTTCAATTGCCTTTTTCACCAATGATGTGTTAATGTAGTAGAATTGTTCCCCTTTGAGGCCTTCCCATAAAACCCAATACGTTATAGAAATCAGCACTGAGAGgtctctgtataaataaaccccttaccTAGTTAGACTGTTCTTCTTTTAGACAGAGAGCAGCTTGTTATACAGAAGCTTCTCAGTGAGTTGGTGGTTTGTGTTTTGCTGCTTGGGACAAGGAAGTAGAATTTGACTgtagtttcatttttaaatgcagcCCTAttaagtgcaagaaataacaaaaaccatagatttaaTCTAATGAAACAGTAAGCAAACTGTATGATCAGCATAAGCCCTATTTAATGAAACGAGTGTTGAAAAATTGTATCATGACCCTTTAAATATactcaaacaaggaaaagttgtgctcactactaatttttaaaccattaagggGAGGGGGGGTGCAATAAggttgtgacaaaaaaaataataaattcatatagacaaatacactcaacccattatcaatatatttaagacagagacattttgtgctactgctactgaaaaatgccttaccctttaaacaacacagggattgtttgtccatatattgcaatatatttaagctgaacaactacgtcaaagtcatcccatatctggccagtcctacgcttaattttcatctgattcattaagaattctattgcttcattatacattttacacagggactaagttttttggaaaaacatgtttttttcagtcaatagtgatgctccagcagaattctgctctgaaatccatttttcaaaaaagcagaaacagattttttaaattttgaaatctgacatgggctagacatattgtcagtttcccagctgccccagtcatgtgacttgtgataaacttcagtcactctttactgctgtactgcaagttgtagtgatatcactcctccctttcccccccagcagcctaacaacagaacaatgagaaggtaaccagatagcagctccctgtaAACACAGCAATGGAATCATTTGCAAAAAACAGGGGTCAAActcccattgttcttataaatttcacacaatttaactatatcacattcaatactgtatgaatctaaaacttaaaattaacccgtttcaatatcagtccatcagttcattataagggaaagtccaatcagagagacatcatggctgtggatagacatatgaagaaatattcaacagtcacttgtattcagtcaatgcagcagtctctgtacagttcttaatagttcataatcagtccatagaTCTGATATTAGGATAAGCAATagatgtaaaggcatcacagatatgaatggaaaacttggaaatggctctttgtatgtatgtagagtttccttcaatgagtggtgggatcaatgatagttgttctatttggaatggattggaatatagtgaataatctcaacagctactgatggagttttgctcagatcaccaacctggaaacaaagagacaatgtgacaatatctggtgttctggtaatactgacttatctaatgtactagctaaagaactctaatgaaactactgtatgaactgtcagtaatgagaagtggttgtacatttatgatatgagtgaaggacgtttgttttcttgtggATAATTCAAATGAagaaagtccacaacacctgataggattgttacagagaattgacaggacagctgggagtaaatccaaccaaatgctgccagtaattgtgttgttggaagtgggatggtacaaagacacaactccacttaatatCACTGTCATTTGCACATTTGTAacagaattgaaaatgtaattgtgtaaactatcaaatacaacctgtactgtttccttcttataacaaaataatattgattcatcataaccaggaaaaaacatttaacaagttctctcttgtacctttatatatatttatatttttagcctaaatgagaatgacatagacccattttagtagcatcatttatttctacaaatttggtagtgaaattactggttatcagataaaatcaacaataaatccattaagtcacttctgcattttctcaCACTTGTGATACACGTGTATAGACGTGTGatacaagatacacaagtgcgATGATTACTGGAGAATTATTTCtatagcagcggcacaagcacataagctgcatttttattaactgaaacttatttaattagaaaaaatagtaacaacaacagaatccacaatataatactcccctcttgttgtactgcaaatgcactacaataatatgaaataatagattcacatctgtctagagaataatgaaaagaatttaacctgtaccaataaGTGAATCGGGTATAgatccaaactgcatcaagtttaccttcatgttggtgaaaaagatccagattgaggagatacagaaaaaaaatacagatgagtatgaaatggtaaagttaaaaatatttgctgtggttaaaagttcctgagccaACGGCTGACAAAcgaggaagttacaaaacagtgagagaagttgagcatctgaaatattgtgcgacggaggattctgggaagtgtagtttttaatgacagtaccagcaaatagaatccttcttgttattaattggactatgaactagatttcctctaaaggtgctgtaagtctaatgcaccgttaagtacttcagtgtgagTGTGACCTGGTGTTTGAAACAACTGACTGTGATTAATTTGGTCATCAGGATGTTTGTCTTTagaatattcaggggaagtactactgtTACTACTGTTAATATACTACTGATAATATACTACTGTTATTATACTACTGATAATATACTACTGTTACTATACTACTGATAATATACTACTGTTATTATACTACTGTTAATATACTACTGTTAATATACTACTGATAATATACTACTGTTAATATACTACTGTTATTATACTACTGATAATATACTACTGTTACTATACTACTGATAATATACTACTGTTATTATACTACTGTTAATATACTACTGTTAATATACTACTGATAATATACTACTGTTAATATACTACTGTTATTATACTACTGATAATATACTACTGATAATATACTACTGTTAATATACTACTGTTATTATACTACTGTTAATATACTACTGATAATATACTACTGTTACTATACTACTGTTAATatactactgttaataagcttaaaacattctgaaccattagctcaataagaatcttcattactggggCTGCACCGTCTGTGGAAGGAAAAGTTCTGAGATTGTGTAACCCGGTGTCACTCTGAGGTTACCAATAGGCACATTTAAATGTCATTTAATTGCTCCTGAgtttccatataaaggactggatctaagtttgctgagcaaggagcagagaataggtgtaatgtctcagctgaagtatatgtgagaaatattACTTTCTATTGGTTGGTataagcctgctagatctaatggcGTGTAATGTGTATAGTAATATATTTCCTCTTACaattatcctttatctgtcacagtagaatgTCAAGTTGTGAGAGGAGAGAaaactatcgccttctggccaggaaaacgcagtctcgtcccctccactgtgacacttaacaaaggctttgatacttaaaatgttttgggcactcaactagcatatctaggaggattgttacatattctaaactgatggaacatgtttttttttcagatcacaaatcaaacataatacccttagaaaaagagttatcaatctgacacataaagataaaaaatagaagtaaggttactttgagacaaaaaactataacagagaacatttaaagagacaacactaatatttctgttaacacaagaaagacaagtggagtgaattaaccttattcacgagtaacccattcacaaacagaaatacacaagagaactaatgttactatgagaataataacaaagaagacaatgttaggataagacacgaatagtgacatgatagtcaaagacaaaatgacaatattgtagtgacagacacatagaacaaatattatattacaagaggtacctatgaaaacatataaacattaaagagaaccaaaaacagtaaggtaaacatattcattacagacacatcaaagtcatataaccgtcaagtcaagtcaagtccttttctttctaacatacacacaagtattacattcacaatatgctctaacagacctgtaggatgcagaaaagcttagcagcgagctattaacattggtttataaaacaaacagggaaaacaaacagacatataaactggagtcgcctgcaggaaaaaatgatgttagaattttctctgtaatttagaacaggcttacaattgagtggaaaggaagaaaataggtttgaagttgcagatgtACAACACCTAGATGTTTGTAGggctctcgtttttcatctgacaattcaaacggacaagaaagtgattcacacttcacactctaaagaatttccttcagaaaacctagttttacgtatttctggcctgctaggtcgccccataaacaggaaccgcagaaaaactcctaaacagcaagtagactctgagatagagccacaaatTCTCTCGTACACCATCACACCGAttacagttacactaaagttattcacgcactcggctaggcaaacattcaacattcatggatccttttgcatccatcaaacaacatacacgtgtaatttctatttcaagatgttgtagactacacttcatgataaggaataagagacgtacaaaatacaaaaagaggaAGGAAACTGTggattcctatcatgaatggcagataatttcagctgattaacaaaacaattaacaaaacaataggctaaaagaagaagttagaaaaaacatGTATGCCCACCCCAGGGGGCCTTTCCGTGAGTGTATCAACCATCCGGGAGTAAAGCTCCAGGGAAAACCTTCCGGGAGTAGAGAGCTCCACAGATACACTCCAGTTGCCTGTAGTGGCTGGAGTACTCGACTTCTTAACTTGCCTGAAAATATGACTATATGACTGGGAAAAGACTGGttcacagtcggcgggtcacaTTATgaaggtatttttagtagtaccattttgacctcgtgtaagacaaaactcagtacaggaaaacctttagtaatagtcaggcaatttattcatacagaatacaacataacagttctgtctgggtaagctgttggagtaacacacagaatgtcacccaaggactcttggtccaagcgttatatagctttcaga from Xenopus laevis strain J_2021 chromosome 1S, Xenopus_laevis_v10.1, whole genome shotgun sequence harbors:
- the LOC121398266 gene encoding vomeronasal type-2 receptor 26-like; amino-acid sequence: MSLFLDLLDRLPFCTGKERLTDIKGFTEKFHTRNMLLAVEALSLASRKLNKQNSQKERKGINYQLHHLLKEVQFPSQGRLLKYFNENGEFVSPYQISNFYGKSTESVAETRVGLYIPWTRLDQKLNITMEAIKWKTTSNKVPRAQCSDNCLPGFRKMSKAGVQLCCYDCVLCSMGEISNITVSVFFLLLTMLILRVFIIYRETPIGRANNRSLSFLLLVSIKLSFLSVFLFLGRPVDITCMLRNITFGITFSIAVSSLLAKTIMVCVAFKATKPGSSWRKWVGVKLSNSLVLFCSSIQIIICMTWLAISPPFQELDLHTYPGTIIIQCNEGSAIGFYSVIGYMGLLAAVSFVLAFLARTLPDSFNEAKYITFSMLLFCSVWITMIPAYLSTKGKNTVCVEIFAILTSTAGLLFCIFLPKCYIILYRPEMNTKSHLLGNK